GCACATTTTCAATGAAGTCTGATTCATTAATCGATAATATAGTTGGCTTATGCGACTTGATAACAGACCAGTCAGCAGTATTAGTTATTTTAACTTCAGTATTCGTGACAAAACACGCCATTATCTTGCATATCTCACTAAggatattttcattagtttTAGCCTTTGACTGCACCACAAGTAAAGTATCTTTATCGCCCCACATACGCGATAATGGTACATGCTTAATTGTAGATGCAATACCactaattaaattaatctGAGCAAagtcaatatttgataagatCCTATGGTTTACTTTGCGACTAAATCGAATGGCTATTCCCTTATCTTTATCAGGATGATATTCGTTctgaaatttcaataattctcCCCGTGTTCCCTCTAAAATATCATGTACCGAGTTTTCGCTTGtggaattgaataatatgtACTTCTTACCCTTAACTCGAGTGAGTTCTTGCTCGTCAACTAcatataaatcaatatcttcaacgttttcaatatcatcgtAGAAATTGACAGTAATCCGGTTGACAAAACATGCTATAAGAATACAAAATACTTCGGCACAGGCCAAGGAGTTCCTTAAATTGATTGcgattttcttgaattctttctctttcatgTAGTTCCCGATCTTATCAACCATGTAGTTTAGCTCTACTATTTTTATTGTCTCATTATGGATTACGATTTTCTTAGAAGGCTCTCTCAAAGtagaatttattaatacctCCCACACGTCACATAGGTTTCCGTTTCTCAACTTATAATGGTTATATCTTATATCTAATCCGATTCTCAATCCATGTGAATAATCCAATTTATTCGACTTGTAAATGGCCGATTCATCTGATTTTCTCGTAGCATCTATAACAGATTGTTCATTTAAGTAAACCTCGCTGACATCTTTGGTAGAATCAATATACCAACCATATAGATAATTGATACCCAAGACTACAATTATAGCTATAagaacattattatcaatcatTGTTGTGCTTATGGATCAATGCATTCTTATTATATGCTGAAATTTTCCGGAGCCTCGtttaaattattctgaCAGATAAAAAATCGAATTCCCCAACTATATTTTGTTCTAAGACGGTATCTACCAAAATGAGTCGTCTAGTTATACCAAGATTCAGAGGTACACATAACCTAACAGTACTGCTACTTCTATTATGGCTTTTAACTTTTATATACCATGAGCGTTATGTTCCGTACAAGTCGGCAAACTCTTGTCTCTGGCCTGAATTACTTGAGCAACATGATAGCGGCAGGACTAACGTATTATTTATTGCAGACCCACAACTTATAGATAGACATACATATCCCAAGAGAAATGAATTCTTGTTAAAATTGTCGCAGCATACAGTTGATGTTTATATCcataaaaattataattcgATCATGAATAACCTTAAACCTGATTACGTGTTTTTCTTGGGTGACTACTTGGATGACGGTAGGTCCTCAACAGATGAATACTTCTATAACCAATTGGATAGATTTAACAATATCTTCCGTAAAGATGAGTATACGATTAATGAAAACTTTTTTGTCAATGTGGCAGGGAACCACGACATAGGATGGGCAGATGGGGTCAAAGTAAAGGCCAAGGCGAGGTTTATGGAAACATTCGGCAACCCCAACGCAATAGTCAATATCAATGATGTTGACTTCGTAACACTTGATTCGATATCACTTTCGTCATCTGTAAATAACATACATCATGATTCAAGGCAATTTTTAGACGAGAATTTCGGCGATGCCGATAGCAAGAAGGATAAGCCAAGAGTGTTACTAACACACGTTCCGTTGCACCGAGATGTCAAAGTTAATAAATGTGGGCCATTAAGAGAAAATCCGGTCTTCCATTTGGGTGGTGGTTATCAATATAAGCTGGCTTTGGAACCTGATATATCACtggaaattttgaaaagaataaaaccaaatatcatattttCTGGCGACGATCACGATTACTGTGACATAAATCACACAGAAGTCGCAAATGACCCTGTCACCAGAGAGATCACTGTCAAATCTATCAGTATGGCCATGGGAATTCAATACCCTGGTGTGCAACTTTTATCGTTTGTCAATGGAGACCCGGAAAACGAATTTTCTACCGAGTTTAGTTATGACACTAAACTATGCTATTTGCCGTCACCCTACACAGATATAGTAACTTACG
The nucleotide sequence above comes from Debaryomyces hansenii CBS767 chromosome A complete sequence. Encoded proteins:
- a CDS encoding DEHA2D13574p (similar to uniprot|P38775 Saccharomyces cerevisiae YHR045W) is translated as MIDNNVLIAIIVVLGINYLYGWYIDSTKDVSEVYLNEQSVIDATRKSDESAIYKSNKLDYSHGLRIGLDIRYNHYKLRNGNLCDVWEVLINSTLREPSKKIVIHNETIKIVELNYMVDKIGNYMKEKEFKKIAINLRNSLACAEVFCILIACFVNRITVNFYDDIENVEDIDLYVVDEQELTRVKGKKYILFNSTSENSVHDILEGTRGELLKFQNEYHPDKDKGIAIRFSRKVNHRILSNIDFAQINLISGIASTIKHVPLSRMWGDKDTLLVVQSKAKTNENILSEICKIMACFVTNTEVKITNTADWSVIKSHKPTILSINESDFIENVQLEEIKPRKNLIKQLQFNQSMKFLSKGKFTTTYNDNLRLVYLQTSIIQKSKLNTLQLNEYRSLLGARIIIEYGYPNVVGPLIQTDFYDYRIIALNNDVNGFGCLSQSIEAKLVNLQNNYGTILIRGYTIGKALNTMNNESRPLADNEGFMPIYNVRGKWGNDGCLYIYKA
- a CDS encoding DEHA2D13596p (similar to uniprot|P40986 Saccharomyces cerevisiae YDR182W CDC1 cell division control protein), giving the protein MSRLVIPRFRGTHNLTVSLLLLWLLTFIYHERYVPYKSANSCLWPELLEQHDSGRTNVLFIADPQLIDRHTYPKRNEFLLKLSQHTVDVYIHKNYNSIMNNLKPDYVFFLGDYLDDGRSSTDEYFYNQLDRFNNIFRKDEYTINENFFVNVAGNHDIGWADGVKVKAKARFMETFGNPNAIVNINDVDFVTLDSISLSSSVNNIHHDSRQFLDENFGDADSKKDKPRVLLTHVPLHRDVKVNKCGPLRENPVFHLGGGYQYKSALEPDISSEILKRIKPNIIFSGDDHDYCDINHTEVANDPVTREITVKSISMAMGIQYPGVQLLSFVNGDPENEFSTEFSYDTKLCYLPSPYTDIVTYVALAVLSGFLILWWNIKHRSSRYNYSVLPMQSGPSTNATKISNFLKEQEEGASYSVSIPKYTSTSLATSEGYSFKDNLKFKISNFIKKWNIHGFLKQSILLAVLIISLYYIGFCLTL